The Poecilia reticulata strain Guanapo linkage group LG1, Guppy_female_1.0+MT, whole genome shotgun sequence DNA window TTTTAACATTCAGATTTGCATCTCCTGAAAACGAAAGAGAAACTGTCTCTGACAGCTTCTCATTTTTGACAAACCGatcaaagaaaaagtgaagaagAGCTTTTTCCACCTCAGAAGCGAAGTGCTACATTCAAACAAAGGACTTTTTTGAAGCAAGTTGTAGCTTTTGCTTGGATTATTATAACTCTATGTATGCTGGTCTTAACAGAATCTTAGTTCATACATGGGAAGATCAGCTACAGGAAGAAGATGGAAGACTAGCTACAGCAGAGCAACATCAGAGTTTTGGAGGAGCTTGAAAACAGTTTCAGGTCACAAGCCAAAGTCACAGGCTCCAGTTATTTCTGCTCGATTGGGAATTGGAACAGgaaaatcacagttttttttttaagagtgaCTGACTCACAAAGAAATCTTTAACATGctgttaaacaaaaagtttatttttgtcttgatgGCAATAATAATTTGGACAGTGGTCCTGCCATCATACGGATGCCGCATTGAGGCTCTGGCACCACAGCAGAAGGTAAGAGGTGCATTATTTTGGGGAATGTTTTTATAAGTGCAAACGcaacaataaatattaataatcagtaacatgtttcctttgttttctgcttAGAGCGGCTCATTCCCACTGGATTTAGCTCTGAACTCTGTTGACGACATGTACATTGGCTGTGAAGATGAGATGGAAGAAGAAGTGGCAAAGTGGttagagaaggagaaaaaagggAATTTTGGAAAGGCTTGGAATAAATCGGAGCAGTACTACAATAACACATGGGCGACCACCACCTCAGTGCTGAAGAAAGAACAAATCATGGCTGTTCATGCTTACACCCTGGGAATGCCTCCAATATACGCCGATTTCAATAAGGCGGTCCGAACACAAAAATCTGAGTACATGACCAAATTTCAATATCACGCATTTCACTTCTACCTCACCATGGCCCTACGCTCCCTTAAGAGCAATGCAGAGGAGTGTGTCACCTCCTACAGGAGAACCGACTGCAGATTCGAAACGGATATCAACAGTGAGATTCGCTTCGGTGGCTTTACCTCCAGCTCAGTGGGTTGTTATTCTTCTCCTTGGGTATTCGGTAACCAATCATGCTTTGAAATTATCACCTGCTTTGGAGCAGACATCTCAGAGTTCTCCaagtttaaatcagaaaaagagGTCCTGATCCCTCCGTATGAGGTTTTTAAGGTAACAGACATACAGAAAAGATCTAGGAAGAATTCCCTTCCATGCGAGGTTGTCTACAAACTGAAGAGcacaaacaaaatacttttgaatTTAAACTGTGCTCTCACTGACGAGTCAGATTTGTGATGAAATGTCCAAAAAATACAACCTGCATTGTGCAAAGTCAGACATAATTCAGTTCTAGTCTgcctaatttttattttacatattaaatataATCATAAGAAACATACAAGAGTGAATGTTCACATTTTCAGTCCCTAATTTGTTAAACTTGAAATTAGGAACAGTTTCAAGTGTAAAACTAATTTCATAAAAggaacataaaatatttgaagagCACATTAGTTTATGTTAAAATCATAAACTTTGTGTACACTATcattttgtgattaatcaaaGTAATCCTGAACCCATGCTGCtgtgctttttctttgtcacaACCCATAATGGCAGATTgagatttacttttttatggaagtccaaacatgcaaaaaataaagaaagaagtcATATAATGATTACTTAAATTGATTGCAACATGTATTAACTGCTAACCTTCACTGAACAATTAcacaattataaaaataatgtattgatTAAATtcctaatatttatttatatacttCTCCTTCTATGacacacataatttttttaatgacatatgTATGCATTATATTTTGAAACTCAATATATTGCTGAAAGCAGATCATTCCTTCCCACTGTCACTTAATGCTTGCTCAAGATACTAACCTGACTACTTGAAGCAAACAGCTGTTCCtatttgatagaaaaaatattaactgccataaaataataatctgtaattgattattttaaactgCAATTTCATTTGATCTTGACTGAATGTGTAAATGAGTCTGAATCTGACTGAATTGTATTGGACAAGTAGGATGTgataatgaatacattttaactgttttatattagatatttgttgtgaaatggtTCCATATATATTTACTGATCTGAACcaacaatttttaaaagaaaaaaactgtttcatagCTGGAATAAACATCTGTTATATTTCCTGTTAGACtattctgttttaataaatctcACAAAAATACGtgaggtttgtgtgtttgctttataatttaattagggctgttgtaaatggatattttagtaatcgagtaatcgatTATTCGAGTACCTTTGTGTGTCtttattacagattttgtttgtCCAGCGATTTCACTTACAACAGTTTTCAGCTATTATTATGCAAGGCAATGTATTTTGCTAATAGGAGAATCACAATCCAAACCATCATAATGTAGTGAAATTTGTGATCCGTTTCTAAAACGTTAGCTAACTTTGACTAGGCTTGGTTGCTTACACACAATTTAACTATGCATCAGTTGCATCATCTTCCTAATAATCTCAGCTATTTCCTATTCACTGCAGTCAAAGACCAGAGTCTTTAAAGGAGCACTAACGCTGATTAAGATGATTTGCAGCTGGTACCAAACATGCAGAAGGGCTGTCCTCACTAAAATGGAGTCTAAATGTGCAACTtaagaaaagtctgaaaaagtactttttttgttgtaaaaaaaataaccaccGGAACCGATGCTGTTAAGTGAGGTAGTAACCGtttaagcacttaaaaaaaaggtgtaaaaaataagacatttgttTACAAATTAATCAAACTTCATGTAATTTAACCATTTTGAGAACCTTGAAGTGAAAACTGTTTTCCACTGTAACAACGACTCCTTTAATACGTCAAAAATGGCGGTTTGGTTAGCAGTGGTGCTAACATTGGGAGCCTTGACTGAAACGGCAAAGGTAAGCAAAAGTGTCCTCTTGGttaattttgtcaaaacacACATCTCAATGGGTTATCACATTCTGAAGGAAAACCCTCTTAATGAACATTTGTCACTATTGGCAGAGCTTGTTTTACCTGGACATGGCTCTGGACTCAGTGGACGACGCGTACGCTGGCTGCGAAGACGACATGGAGCGTAAAGTGAGGACTGACTTTCTCCCGagtgaaaaaaaccaaaactcgAATTTCTCCTTGGCCTGGAACGAAGCAGAGAAGCACTACAACAAGAAATGGAGACCCAAACACGGGAAGCCCCCCTCCAGGACCCTGGCGAAGGAGGAAATCGTGGCTGTTTATGTTTACACGACGGACAAACCCGAAGTCTACCCGGAGTTCAACGAGGCGGTTAGAAGTCAGAAGATGACGTACAAAACCGCATTCAGATACCACACTCTGCACTTCTTCCTTACGAGTGCCCTGAAGAGGCTCGGCGCTCGCAGAGGCGCCCTGGAAAGGTGCCTGACTGGCTATCGAAGGGTCGACGGCGACTTCAGCCAAGATGTCCTTAACAAGCAGATCCGCTTTGGCTCTTTTACCTCCAGCTCACTGCTTGGCTATCAGCGTCCGTACAGGTTTGGTGACAAAACGTGCTTTGAGATTTCCACCTGTTTGGGAGCAGACGTCTCGCTGTACTCCAAGTTTGGAGAGTCGGAAGCAGAAGTTTTGATCCCACCGTATGAGGTATTTAAAGTGACGCAGATTAAGAGTAGATCTGAACAGAAGAGCCTTGCATGCGACGTGGTGTTTAAACTTAGGAGCACGCAGAAAACTTTGTCCAACTTGAACTGTGCTCTTCTTTGACTGGAGCCACGTTGTGATTCAAAGACGggtgtaaatgtatttttagaaagtttGGGAAGtaaactgttgaaataaatttttcacaATTCAGTGTCGACCTTCATTTGAaggcttttatttcttttgggaAACAAACTCCGCTTTACAccacataaaaattaaaacctttgtTTTCTGGGTATAAGTGAGAATTTCGAGTATGTGAGTCAAGGGGGTCAAATTGAAATCCTAAACTGATATTTAACAATTTACCTGTACAAATCACTGGaacactagcggaacaagtcagcgtcgtCCCGGGGGCcggggccaatgaccgggcCCCTCACGTTGGTTagcgtcgggccggggggcggggccaatgaccgggcCCCTCACGTTGGTTagcgtcgggccggggggcggggccaatgaccgggcCCCTCACGTTGGTTACTTGACAgcttaatctttttcaaaaaggtattcaaacttttcacattttagtgCAAAATTTGCAGCAATACTACTTTTATATCTGCTTGTCAAGAGATGGAGTCTATAGGACCCGTCTACTTTCTGGCCTTTTTCTTCGAGCCTGCATCGGgtcaaaatagatttttttttttcatatgagaattaagttgtgttttatgaGGACTTTACACCAAACTGCATGCAAATAAAGAATactgaatatattttgaagttatatttgatatctcttttaaaaataaggaaataataTTTCGGCACATCAGATTATGAGATGCAGTAATTATTTAAACCactgttcatttaaataaaaataaaaaataaaaaaagacttccTGGTCTGGTCACGTCAAATCTTATGTCtgtcaaagatttttttttctccctcattaaaacaacttttttttcataattttaagactttcttCTGGCAATATTGTATCTCTGCCAAAAGTATagttattcttgtaatattcatttctttttgtaatatGACTTTTAGTTTTATCCCAACTCTAAAACTCCATTCTGCTTTAACAACCTGTTTTCACTGTCACAAacttctccgtctctctctttTGACAggtaaatgtttcaaaacatcCATCAGTTTGTACTGAAAGTAAGGTtgcatttttctacatttttgaatttggtATATTACTACAATGAAAGATTAATTCATAAGTTATGTGGAGATCTTCACCAGGGAATACAACAGACTTAAAAGGGACTTTAATGTTTCGTCATCCGGATTAGGAAAATTCACTTCATCTATTCAATTTACTTcagaagttaaaataataaataaaaaaactgctgtatttttaatcatataAAAAGACATCAATGTTAAAGGAATAAAACACATCAGGACTGTATATCACCACGACTTCATCTGTAAAgtttaatgcagtttttcttgttttcatgtcGGTGCAACGCGAAAGAGAATGTCATTATTTTGCTATTGTCATAATGGGAATATAAACTGTAGCAAATAAATAGTGGCTCTTAGTAGTACAGCTTCtcaaaaccaaaaccaacaaTTCATTAACATTGAGTCAATATAGCTTATGTAAAACAGCACAATATCTCAAAGCTTTTACAGTGGAGGCTGCAGCTACAGTAAGGCACAATTAAAGTAAAGCAGAACTGCTCTAGAAAGCAAGCACTCTCTTTGGTTCCTGCCTAATAAAAGTCAGCAATATACATTATATRATATCTTTAGATGTCATGCACCATGAAAttgttttagctcattttattgTTCTCAAAACTTCCCAGTGCGTTggttatgtaattttttttaatttcattttgttttttggttttatttggttatggatttttaactttttcatcatAACTGCCACTACCCTTATAGGCGGACACGTATCCACTGGTATCTGGAATGTCCTCTCGCCCGGCCTTTCCTTTCCCTTTGCCCGAGTCGTCAAAGCGCTCCTTGTGTGAGCCGGTGTACTTGGACGAGTCAGTCAGTCTgtccactgctgctgctttggcAACTTtctgaaagcacaaaaaaaaccaactgaaAACCGTCAGCCTGGAGTTCACTGCGTTGTTAAAGGAATATGTTATGCGCTAGTGCCATCTGCTGGTGTAAATATGAGTGTCGAGGCTTGAACGTTTATAGCTGATCATCTCACATTGACCGCTATTTCTGGTTGTAAATAACCTTGTGGCCAAGGTTATGC harbors:
- the LOC103470708 gene encoding ecto-ADP-ribosyltransferase 5-like, with the protein product MLLNKKFIFVLMAIIIWTVVLPSYGCRIEALAPQQKSGSFPLDLALNSVDDMYIGCEDEMEEEVAKWLEKEKKGNFGKAWNKSEQYYNNTWATTTSVLKKEQIMAVHAYTLGMPPIYADFNKAVRTQKSEYMTKFQYHAFHFYLTMALRSLKSNAEECVTSYRRTDCRFETDINSEIRFGGFTSSSVGCYSSPWVFGNQSCFEIITCFGADISEFSKFKSEKEVLIPPYEVFKVTDIQKRSRKNSLPCEVVYKLKSTNKILLNLNCALTDESDL
- the LOC103470788 gene encoding ecto-ADP-ribosyltransferase 5-like, yielding MAVWLAVVLTLGALTETAKSLFYLDMALDSVDDAYAGCEDDMERKVRTDFLPSEKNQNSNFSLAWNEAEKHYNKKWRPKHGKPPSRTLAKEEIVAVYVYTTDKPEVYPEFNEAVRSQKMTYKTAFRYHTLHFFLTSALKRLGARRGALERCLTGYRRVDGDFSQDVLNKQIRFGSFTSSSLLGYQRPYRFGDKTCFEISTCLGADVSLYSKFGESEAEVLIPPYEVFKVTQIKSRSEQKSLACDVVFKLRSTQKTLSNLNCALL